Within the Kribbella aluminosa genome, the region TCGTCTCGCTGTCCATCCGGACCGCGGGCGTCGCGGAGATCGCTGCAGCGCTGGAGACCGGCCCGCAGCCCGCACTGGTCACTCAAGCCGGTGACGTCGTACCGCTGCTGGACTTGGTGCGCATCGGCCGCGCACCCGACTGTGACCTCATCCTGGACCGCCAGGAGATCAGCAGGCACCACGCGGAGCTCCTGCGCATCGACGCGACCAGCTACGAGCTACGGGACCTGGGATCGACCAACGGAACACAGGTGAACGGCGTACCGATCCAGACCGCAATGGTCGGTCACGGCGACGAGATCCGGCTCGGTGGGCTCCCGTTCCGCCTGCTGGTGTCCTGACCTGGAACTTACCTGGAAGAATGGCGCCGTGAACACGCGCAGCGTCGTCATTCTCGGCTCGACCGGCTCGATCGGTACGACAGCGCTCGAGCTGATCGGACGGAACCGGGACCGCTTCCGTGTGCTCGCGCTGTCCGCCGGCGGTGACAACGTCACGTTGCTGGCAGCGCAGGCGCTCGAGTTCGGCGTTGAGGTCGTGGCGGTCGCGAAGGCCACGGTCGCGCAGGACCTGCAGCTCGCGTTCTACGCGGAGGCGCAGCGCAAGGGGTACGCGAGGGGCGAGTTCCGGATCCCGAAGATCCTCACCGGGCCGGACGCGTCGAGCGAGCTCGCGGCGATGCCGTGTGACGTAGTACTCAACGGCATCAACGGATCGGTCGGTCTGCACGCGACGCTGGCGGCGCTGGACGCGGGGAACACGCTCGCGCTCGCCAACAAGGAGTCGCTGGTGATCGGCGGGCCGATCGTCACCCGGCGCGCCAAGCCCGGCCAGATCGTCCCGGTCGACTCCGAGCACAGCGCGATCGCGCAGTGTCTGCGCGGCGGTACGCCGGACGAGGTCCGCAAGCTGCTGCTGACCGCGAGCGGCGGGCCGTTCCTCGGCATGCCGCGCGGCGAGCTGGCGAACGTCACGGTCGAGCAGGCCCTCGAGCACCCGAACTTCGCGATGGGCCCGGTCGTCACGATCAACTCGGCGACGCTGGTCAACAAGGGCCTGGAGCTGATCGAGGCGCACCTGCTGTTCGGTATCCCGATGGACCGGATCGACGTGGTCGTCCACCGGCAGCAGGCGATCCACTCGATGGTCGAGTTCACCGACGGCGCGACCATCGCGCAGGTCGGGATCCCGACCATGACGGTACCGATCGCGCTCGCGCTCGGCTGGCCCGGCCGGATACCGGACGCGACCCGGCCGTGGAGCTTCGCCGAGGCGAGTACCTGGACGTTCCAGCCGGTCGACACCGCGGAGTTCCCGGCGGTCGAGCTGGCCCGGGAGGTGGGGACCCGGGGCGGTACCGCCCCGGCCGTGTTCAACGCCGCCAACGAGGTCTGCGTGCAGGCGTTCCGGGACGGCCGGCTGCCGTTCACCGGGATCGTCGACACGGTCGCCCGGGTGGTGACCGATCACGACGTACCCTCGTATGAGGAACTGTCCGTGGACGACGTGCTCGCCGCGGACGCGTGGGCCCGGACGAGGGCCCGTGAGATTACCGCCAGGACTACCGACAACGGCCAGGAGACCCACTAGGCATGAGCGTGCTTCTCACCATCCTCGGCATCGTGGTGTTCGTGCTCGGGGTGCTGATCTCCGTGGCGCTGCACGAGCTCGGCCACATGCTCCCGGCGAAGGCGTTCGGGATGAAGGTCACGCAGTTCTTCGCCGGATTCGGGCGCACCCTGTGGTCGGTGCGGCGCGGCGAGACCGAGTACGGCATCAAGGCGATCCCGGCCGGCGGTTTCGTCCGGATCATCGGCATGATGCCGCCCGCGAAGGGCCAGGACCCGAGCAAGGTCCGGAAGGCCAACACCGGCGCGATCCAGTCGATGGTGGAGAACGCGCGCACCGCGGAGTACGAGACGATCGCGCCCGAGGACGACGGCCGGCTGTTCTACCAGAAGGTGTGGTGGAAGAAGCTGATCGTGATGGCGTCCGGGCCGCTGGTCAACGTCCTGATCGCGACGGTGCTGTTCACCGGCCTCTACACGCTGTACGGCGACCGGGTGCCGCAGACGACGATCTCCACCGTGACCGACTGCGTGATCCCGGCCAAGCAGGCCACGCCGAACCGGAAGTGCCAGGACGGGGACAAGGAGTCGCCCGCGAAGCTCGCCGGGTTCCACGTCGGGGACAAGGTCGTCTCGTTCAACGGCACCCAGATCTCCAGCTGGGACCAGCTCACCCCGCTGATCCGCGCGAACACCGACAAGCCCGCGACGATCGTTGTCGAGCGCAACGGTCAGCAGCTCACCCTGCAGACGAAGACGATCGTCAACCAGGTGCTCGACACGCCGGGGTCGGACAAGTACGTCTCGGTCGGGTTCCTCGGCGTCTCACCGGTGAACAAGCTCGAGCGGCAGAGCGTCGGCTACGCACTGGACAAGATGGGCACCTACACGGTCAGCACGGTGCAGGCCCTCGGCCGGTTCCCGGAGAAGCTGGTCGGCGTCGCGCAGTCGATCGTCGGCGGCAAGCGCGCGCAGGACAGCCCGATGAGCGTGGTCGGTGCGAGCCGGGTCGCGGGCGAGATCGCGGCCAGTGACCTCGGCGTCGGCGACAAGGCCGCCACGCTGATCCTGCTGCTCGCCTCGCTGAACCTGTTCCTTGCCCTGTTCAACTTCATCCCGCTGCTGCCGCTCGACGGTGGGCACATGGTCGGCGCGATCTGGGAAGGCATCCGGCGCGGCCTGGCCAAGCTGTTCGGCCGGCCGGACCCCGGGTACGTCGACGTGGCCAAGCTGCTGCCGATCGCGTACGTCGCGGCCAGCGTGATCGTGGTGATGGGCGTGCTGCTCGTCATCGCCGACATCGTGAACCCCATCAAGCTGTTCAACGGATAGCTGTTCAGCGGATAGTCAACGGATAGTCAACGGACAAGGACACATGAGCATCAACCTGGGCATGCCCGCGCTGCCGCCGCCGACCCTCGCGCCGCGCCGCAAGACCCGCCAGATCAAGGTCGGCAGCGTGCTGGTCGGCGGCGACGCGCCGGTGTCGGTGCAGTCGATGACGACCACCCCGACGAACGACGTCAACAAGACGCTGCAGCAGATCGCCGAGCTGACCGCGGCCGGCTGCGACATCGTCCGGGTCGCCTGCCCGCGGCAGGAGGACGCGGACGCGCTGGCGGAGATCGCGCAGCACTCGCAGATCCCGGTGATCGCCGACATCCACTTCCAGCCGGGCTACGTGTTCGCGGCGATCGAGGCCGGGTGTGCCGCCGTCCGGGTGAACCCGGGCAACATCCGCAAGTTCGACGACCAGGTCAAGCAGATCGCGCAGGCGGCGAAGGACCACGGTACGTCGCTGCGGATC harbors:
- a CDS encoding M50 family metallopeptidase — its product is MSVLLTILGIVVFVLGVLISVALHELGHMLPAKAFGMKVTQFFAGFGRTLWSVRRGETEYGIKAIPAGGFVRIIGMMPPAKGQDPSKVRKANTGAIQSMVENARTAEYETIAPEDDGRLFYQKVWWKKLIVMASGPLVNVLIATVLFTGLYTLYGDRVPQTTISTVTDCVIPAKQATPNRKCQDGDKESPAKLAGFHVGDKVVSFNGTQISSWDQLTPLIRANTDKPATIVVERNGQQLTLQTKTIVNQVLDTPGSDKYVSVGFLGVSPVNKLERQSVGYALDKMGTYTVSTVQALGRFPEKLVGVAQSIVGGKRAQDSPMSVVGASRVAGEIAASDLGVGDKAATLILLLASLNLFLALFNFIPLLPLDGGHMVGAIWEGIRRGLAKLFGRPDPGYVDVAKLLPIAYVAASVIVVMGVLLVIADIVNPIKLFNG
- the dxr gene encoding 1-deoxy-D-xylulose-5-phosphate reductoisomerase, producing MNTRSVVILGSTGSIGTTALELIGRNRDRFRVLALSAGGDNVTLLAAQALEFGVEVVAVAKATVAQDLQLAFYAEAQRKGYARGEFRIPKILTGPDASSELAAMPCDVVLNGINGSVGLHATLAALDAGNTLALANKESLVIGGPIVTRRAKPGQIVPVDSEHSAIAQCLRGGTPDEVRKLLLTASGGPFLGMPRGELANVTVEQALEHPNFAMGPVVTINSATLVNKGLELIEAHLLFGIPMDRIDVVVHRQQAIHSMVEFTDGATIAQVGIPTMTVPIALALGWPGRIPDATRPWSFAEASTWTFQPVDTAEFPAVELAREVGTRGGTAPAVFNAANEVCVQAFRDGRLPFTGIVDTVARVVTDHDVPSYEELSVDDVLAADAWARTRAREITARTTDNGQETH